From a single Candidatus Margulisiibacteriota bacterium genomic region:
- the corA gene encoding magnesium/cobalt transporter CorA, translated as MKKKPISKIIKKGIRLGNKIIPKKSKAKVKLGLAPGSLVFTGERKMAEVEISVIQHLKEQYSESNPKNSAEVIDLVKDFKGITWINVEGLHDEKIIEEICTFFGIHKLTMEDILSVGQRPKLEEHGEYLHVVLKMVMVGDEETKVSYEQLSFIKKGNVLITFQEKKGDVFDGVRRRLKEGKGIRNRSADYVMYALMDAVVDYYFVILEVFGEQLEEVESFLLENPDKSTLNRLHLLRRETLNIRRSIYPLREVVSSFEKIEEPMVAKEVKVFIRDLYDHTIQVIDTVEVFREIASGLLDLYMNSVSNKMNEVMKVLTIIATIFIPLTFIVGVYGMNFDNIPELHFQNGYFIVWGLMVFLFVGMLFYFKNKKWF; from the coding sequence ATGAAAAAGAAACCAATATCTAAAATTATAAAAAAGGGAATTCGATTAGGTAATAAGATTATCCCTAAAAAGAGTAAAGCTAAGGTAAAGCTAGGGCTTGCTCCTGGTTCTTTGGTTTTTACTGGCGAAAGAAAAATGGCAGAGGTAGAGATTTCTGTTATTCAACATCTCAAAGAACAGTATAGCGAAAGTAATCCAAAAAATTCCGCAGAAGTTATCGATTTGGTTAAAGATTTTAAGGGTATAACGTGGATTAATGTTGAGGGTCTTCATGATGAGAAGATTATTGAAGAAATTTGTACGTTTTTTGGTATTCACAAGCTTACGATGGAGGATATCCTTAGTGTTGGTCAACGTCCAAAGCTAGAAGAGCATGGAGAATATTTGCATGTAGTATTAAAAATGGTGATGGTGGGGGATGAAGAAACAAAAGTGAGCTATGAACAGCTAAGTTTTATCAAGAAAGGGAATGTTCTTATAACATTTCAAGAGAAAAAGGGAGATGTGTTCGATGGAGTTCGTAGAAGATTAAAAGAAGGCAAGGGGATTAGAAATAGAAGCGCAGACTATGTGATGTATGCACTTATGGACGCTGTTGTAGATTATTATTTTGTAATACTAGAAGTTTTTGGCGAACAGTTAGAAGAGGTTGAGTCCTTTTTGCTCGAAAATCCTGACAAGAGCACTCTTAATCGGTTGCACTTGTTACGTAGAGAGACTTTGAACATTCGTCGCTCTATTTATCCTTTGCGCGAAGTTGTGAGTAGCTTTGAGAAAATAGAAGAACCGATGGTTGCTAAAGAAGTAAAGGTCTTTATTCGGGACTTATACGATCACACTATTCAGGTCATTGATACTGTTGAGGTTTTTAGAGAAATCGCTTCAGGTTTGTTAGACCTTTATATGAATAGTGTTTCAAATAAAATGAACGAGGTTATGAAGGTTTTAACCATTATTGCTACTATTTTTATTCCCTTAACCTTTATTGTCGGAGTGTATGGAATGAATTTTGACAATATACCAGAGCTACATTTCCAAAATGGATACTTTATAGTTTGGGGTTTAATGGTCTTTCTTTTTGTCGGAATGTTATTTTATTTTAAAAACAAAAAATGGTTCTAG
- a CDS encoding OmpA family protein: protein MKKAIVLFCLVLSLLSFGYSANAVISPYLGYHYMDQTRDLNNAWEIGAYYTDQLSDRLFLDYNLGLALSSIKSSSEGKLLLAGGINALYNIANFDRITPYVLAGLGGDIGYQSRIGLNLGLGVKIKISNYFEPRLEVKNIYYGNTLGNDTVYQIILTWPIVNNKLEEAFKKTGKVEKLDMQIKFDSGEAIVKDDYTMTLLDYAEFLMFHPEVKLLIKGYTDNVGEAEANQLLSEQRAQAIANVLINKYGISNARITAQGFGEEDPVAANDTAEGRAMNRRIEASTL, encoded by the coding sequence ATGAAAAAAGCAATTGTTCTGTTCTGTTTAGTTTTATCTTTATTATCTTTCGGGTACTCGGCCAATGCAGTAATTTCACCTTACTTGGGTTATCACTATATGGACCAAACAAGAGATCTAAATAACGCCTGGGAGATAGGCGCCTATTATACCGATCAGCTTAGCGACCGACTGTTTTTAGATTACAATCTTGGGCTTGCGCTAAGTTCTATAAAAAGTTCATCAGAAGGCAAACTACTCTTAGCTGGAGGCATTAATGCCTTATATAATATTGCAAATTTTGATCGAATAACTCCTTACGTTCTAGCTGGCTTAGGGGGGGATATTGGTTATCAATCACGCATTGGACTTAACCTTGGATTAGGTGTGAAAATTAAAATAAGCAATTACTTCGAACCTAGACTTGAAGTTAAAAACATCTATTATGGTAATACTTTAGGCAATGATACTGTTTATCAAATCATCTTAACTTGGCCTATAGTAAACAATAAACTAGAAGAAGCGTTCAAAAAAACAGGAAAAGTAGAAAAATTAGACATGCAAATAAAATTTGACTCAGGCGAAGCAATCGTAAAAGACGACTACACAATGACTCTCCTGGACTATGCAGAGTTTCTAATGTTTCATCCTGAAGTAAAGCTTTTAATTAAAGGCTACACAGATAATGTAGGAGAAGCAGAAGCTAACCAACTATTATCTGAGCAAAGAGCACAAGCAATTGCTAATGTGTTAATTAATAAATACGGAATAAGCAACGCCAGAATCACAGCTCAAGGATTTGGCGAAGAAGACCCTGTTGCCGCTAACGATACAGCCGAAGGTAGAGCTATGAATCGACGCATAGAAGCTTCTACACTATAA
- a CDS encoding OmpA family protein encodes MNTKKTILIFSLLLSILTFSFSYDAVVSPYIGYHYMDQAKDHNNSWEIGAYYTDKISENLFLDYNIGFIFSKITSLGEDKLLVGGGANALYLFPNKSIITPYLLAGIGGVGGYQAKLGLDLGFGCFLKIADNFEPRFEVKNLYFDNNSGNDTIYQIIFYMPTAKVEQKKPEPVAPVAPIIPEIKEPVKKTYFNELEEVFKQKGKVEKMNMKINFNSGASAVKSEYEKVIQNYAEFLLYHPEINLIIKGYTDNQGDKKFNQQLSELRAKSVANVLIYKFGVNKKRIIVQGLGEADPVATNNTEAGRALNRRIEASTF; translated from the coding sequence ATGAATACAAAAAAAACAATACTTATCTTTTCACTGCTTCTATCTATATTAACTTTTAGTTTTTCTTATGACGCAGTAGTGTCGCCGTATATTGGCTATCATTATATGGATCAAGCTAAAGACCATAACAATTCATGGGAAATTGGAGCGTATTATACCGATAAAATTAGCGAAAACCTCTTTTTAGACTATAATATTGGCTTTATTTTTAGCAAAATAACTAGTTTAGGCGAAGACAAGCTGCTTGTTGGTGGTGGAGCAAACGCTCTCTATCTATTCCCCAATAAAAGCATAATTACTCCTTATCTGCTGGCTGGTATTGGTGGCGTTGGCGGATACCAAGCAAAGCTTGGGCTTGACCTTGGCTTCGGTTGCTTTCTCAAAATTGCTGATAACTTTGAACCAAGATTTGAAGTTAAAAATTTATACTTTGATAACAACTCAGGAAATGACACTATTTATCAAATTATTTTTTATATGCCAACAGCTAAAGTTGAGCAAAAAAAGCCAGAACCAGTTGCTCCTGTTGCTCCAATTATTCCTGAAATTAAAGAACCAGTGAAAAAAACATATTTTAATGAACTAGAAGAAGTTTTTAAACAAAAAGGTAAAGTAGAGAAAATGAACATGAAGATTAACTTTAATTCTGGTGCATCTGCGGTTAAGAGTGAATATGAAAAAGTTATACAGAATTATGCTGAATTTCTATTATACCATCCAGAAATTAACCTGATTATTAAGGGATACACAGATAATCAAGGTGATAAGAAATTTAACCAACAACTATCTGAACTTAGAGCAAAATCAGTGGCAAATGTACTAATTTATAAATTTGGAGTTAATAAAAAAAGAATTATAGTGCAAGGTCTTGGTGAGGCAGATCCAGTTGCAACTAACAACACAGAAGCTGGGCGTGCACTAAACAGAAGAATCGAAGCGTCTACGTTTTAA
- a CDS encoding DUF975 family protein → MNNAEITKSVRDVLAGSWPVVIGAYLVIAVIRMFLGNVPVLGWVTCLILTGPFNVGLSIFSLNIIRGKKSEFKQIFDGLNFFGVAMSAYLHIFAYTILWTILFVVPGIIVFLSYSMTFYIIADNPNIAQKDARKKSIEMMKGNKWKLFCLYCRFIGWYVLSVATLGIGFLFLSPYAGISVAKFYDEIK, encoded by the coding sequence ATGAATAATGCTGAAATCACAAAATCAGTTAGAGATGTATTGGCTGGCAGTTGGCCAGTGGTGATTGGGGCATATTTAGTTATTGCTGTTATTCGAATGTTTTTGGGGAATGTTCCAGTTTTGGGCTGGGTTACTTGTTTAATTTTGACAGGGCCATTTAATGTTGGATTGTCGATCTTTTCTTTGAATATAATAAGAGGCAAGAAATCAGAATTTAAACAAATATTTGATGGATTAAACTTCTTTGGTGTAGCTATGTCGGCTTATTTGCATATTTTTGCTTACACCATATTATGGACGATTTTGTTTGTTGTGCCAGGAATAATCGTCTTTTTATCATATAGCATGACGTTTTATATAATTGCTGACAATCCAAACATTGCACAGAAAGATGCGAGGAAGAAAAGCATTGAAATGATGAAGGGTAATAAATGGAAACTTTTTTGTTTGTATTGCAGGTTTATTGGTTGGTATGTTTTAAGCGTGGCAACTTTGGGGATAGGCTTTTTGTTTTTGTCTCCGTATGCTGGAATAAGTGTTGCTAAGTTTTATGATGAAATCAAATAG
- a CDS encoding prenyltransferase — MFKNIKSLLLSIKMYPLFVSVIPVFVCFLVAKNNNVLIGLLPFVLMILTVAVAVLAINLVSEYFVFKKGKSSRSIFEPIIMLSEKFFKSKKMILWVVLLWIVFFVLLLFFVLYSSVNLMWFVLLGWLGWQIYIPQNNLIKKSKYSEIIVFLLLGPLLFSTIYYAFTADFSFRLLLFSIPFGLYVSSIVTANYLQETSDNSLMTRVRGKRRYYVEIILPYVMLFLLVIFSNKYFPLLIVFLSAFRAYKLVVKLVRDDVDELVLETVQLQKMFSLLLFLGVFIEYLIK; from the coding sequence ATGTTTAAAAATATAAAGTCGTTGTTGTTATCTATAAAAATGTACCCTTTGTTTGTTTCTGTTATTCCAGTTTTTGTTTGTTTTTTGGTTGCTAAGAACAACAATGTGTTGATTGGTTTGTTGCCTTTTGTTCTAATGATCTTAACAGTTGCAGTGGCTGTTTTAGCAATTAATTTGGTTAGCGAATACTTTGTTTTTAAAAAAGGCAAATCATCTCGGTCAATATTTGAACCAATAATAATGTTGTCAGAAAAATTTTTTAAATCGAAGAAAATGATACTTTGGGTTGTGTTGTTATGGATTGTATTTTTTGTGTTGTTGTTGTTTTTTGTTTTGTATTCCAGCGTAAACCTCATGTGGTTTGTTTTGCTGGGTTGGTTAGGTTGGCAAATATATATTCCGCAAAATAATTTAATAAAAAAAAGTAAGTATAGTGAAATAATTGTTTTTCTTTTATTGGGACCACTACTTTTTTCAACAATTTATTACGCTTTTACTGCTGACTTTTCTTTTAGATTGCTTTTGTTTTCTATCCCCTTTGGTTTGTATGTTTCATCGATTGTTACGGCAAACTACTTACAAGAAACCAGCGACAACTCTTTAATGACAAGAGTAAGGGGGAAGAGACGTTATTATGTAGAAATAATTTTACCCTATGTGATGTTATTTTTATTGGTTATTTTTAGTAATAAATACTTTCCTTTATTGATTGTATTCTTGTCTGCTTTTAGAGCGTATAAGCTGGTTGTTAAATTGGTTCGTGACGATGTAGACGAGCTTGTTTTAGAAACAGTTCAATTACAGAAAATGTTTAGCCTTCTGTTGTTTTTAGGCGTATTTATAGAGTATTTAATTAAATAA